The following proteins come from a genomic window of Aequorivita marisscotiae:
- the pdxH gene encoding pyridoxamine 5'-phosphate oxidase has protein sequence MAEKLHDYRKSYEKGELSETSVDVNPMQQFRTWFFEVKDSGGVDEVNAMTISTIGTDGFPKGRVVLLKKYDEYGFYFYTNYNSEKGKSITNNHKVSLSFFWPNMERQIIIKGIAEKTSEADSTNYFHSRPKGSQLGAAVSHQSEVVASREVIEKNLAELEKKYENKEVPKPDDWGGFLVKPFSIEFWQGRPNRLHDRIRYTLKNNDWLIERLAP, from the coding sequence ATGGCCGAAAAACTTCACGATTACCGAAAATCTTACGAAAAAGGCGAACTTTCTGAAACGTCCGTTGACGTAAACCCGATGCAGCAATTCCGTACTTGGTTTTTTGAGGTGAAGGATAGTGGCGGTGTAGATGAAGTAAATGCGATGACAATTTCCACAATCGGTACTGATGGTTTTCCAAAGGGGCGCGTAGTGCTGTTGAAAAAATACGACGAATACGGTTTCTATTTTTACACCAATTACAACAGCGAAAAAGGCAAATCAATTACAAATAATCACAAAGTTTCGCTTTCTTTCTTTTGGCCAAATATGGAACGGCAAATAATTATAAAAGGAATTGCTGAAAAAACTTCGGAAGCAGATTCAACCAACTATTTTCATTCCCGGCCAAAGGGAAGTCAGTTGGGAGCTGCTGTTTCACACCAAAGCGAAGTTGTAGCTTCTCGAGAAGTTATAGAAAAAAACTTAGCCGAACTCGAAAAAAAATACGAAAATAAAGAAGTGCCAAAACCCGACGATTGGGGTGGGTTTTTAGTAAAACCTTTTTCAATTGAATTCTGGCAAGGCAGACCAAACAGGTTACACGATAGAATTCGATATACTTTAAAAAATAATGACTGGCTAATTGAAAGACTGGCTCCTTAA
- a CDS encoding SixA phosphatase family protein, giving the protein MKTLYLVRHAKSSWKHDVDDHKRPLKGRGERDGKLVSAKVAKTIDPPQKIISSDATRALATAHFFKTALKIDDADFETNHDLYDFSGQNVMRIIKSLPDGLDKVMIVGHNHAFTSVVNMLGNRYIDNVPTCGFIILAFDEKSWSDITTGKTVKTIFPRDLK; this is encoded by the coding sequence ATGAAAACACTATACTTAGTCCGCCACGCAAAATCTTCCTGGAAACACGATGTAGACGATCATAAGCGTCCGTTAAAAGGAAGGGGAGAACGCGATGGTAAACTGGTTTCGGCCAAGGTTGCCAAAACCATTGATCCGCCTCAAAAAATTATTAGCAGTGATGCCACACGTGCCTTAGCTACCGCACATTTTTTTAAAACTGCCCTCAAAATAGACGATGCAGATTTCGAGACAAACCACGATCTTTATGACTTTAGTGGCCAGAATGTGATGCGCATTATAAAATCGTTGCCGGACGGTTTGGATAAAGTTATGATTGTGGGCCATAATCATGCTTTTACTTCGGTAGTAAATATGTTGGGTAATCGCTATATTGATAATGTTCCAACCTGCGGCTTTATTATTTTGGCCTTCGATGAAAAAAGTTGGAGCGATATAACTACAGGTAAAACTGTTAAAACCATCTTCCCACGGGATCTTAAATAA
- the ppk1 gene encoding polyphosphate kinase 1, whose product MIEKIDPHTQVRNIYTNRELSWLQFNARVLQEANDKKLPLIERLRFLGIFSNNLDEFFKVRYATIKRIVEAGKLGRSFLGGISAKDLLEEITQTVIAQQAHSLNILSDIQKELRKENIFIINETEITPDQSKFISEYFIRNVSPAMMTIMIGELEEFPSLRDSAAYLAVTMVMSKDDDTFEAKHNYALIEIPRTIDRFVVLPPQGNKQYVIILDDLIRHCLHNIFSIFKYETISAHMIKITRDAELDIDSDLSRSFIDKISKSVKNRSTGDPVRFVYDKSIDKKTLQFLLDKMGIDKTDSIIPGGRYHNRRDYMDFPRLGRPDLQYEKIEPLPIPGLSLQGNLFDKIVEKDYLLHAPYQTFMYVVKFLREAALDPKVKSIKITIYRLAEVSHIASSLINAKKNGKDVTVQIELQARFDEEANIKYAEILQSEDIRLIFGVKGLKVHCKACLIERVESKKTVRYGILSTGNFNESTARLYTDYTLFTANQKICKEIKKVFEFFEVNYLVRKYRHLIVSPHYTRKAIYHLIDTEIKNKKAGLPSGIKLKLNSLSDYKMIDKLYEASRAGVKIKMIVRGICCLIPGVKGMSENIEAISIVGKFLEHPRLFIFENGGDPKVYISSADFMGRNLDNRVEISCPIYDEDIKKEILENFEIGWSDNVKARVISIKNDNAYLKNHKPPVRSQFKMYDYYLNKLEVN is encoded by the coding sequence ATGATCGAAAAAATAGACCCACATACTCAAGTTCGCAATATTTACACCAACCGAGAGTTAAGCTGGTTGCAGTTTAACGCCCGTGTGCTGCAGGAAGCGAATGATAAAAAACTGCCCTTAATTGAAAGACTTCGATTTTTGGGTATTTTCTCAAATAATTTAGATGAATTTTTTAAAGTGCGTTACGCTACCATAAAACGGATTGTTGAAGCCGGAAAGTTAGGTCGTAGTTTTCTGGGCGGTATTTCGGCTAAGGATTTATTGGAAGAAATTACACAGACCGTAATTGCGCAACAAGCACACAGTTTAAATATTTTGAGCGATATCCAAAAAGAATTGCGCAAGGAAAACATTTTTATAATTAACGAAACTGAAATAACGCCCGATCAAAGCAAGTTTATTTCAGAATATTTTATCAGAAATGTTAGTCCCGCCATGATGACTATTATGATTGGCGAATTGGAAGAATTTCCCAGTTTAAGAGATAGTGCCGCATACCTTGCAGTAACCATGGTGATGAGCAAAGACGACGATACGTTTGAAGCAAAACACAATTATGCACTTATAGAAATACCGCGAACTATAGATAGATTTGTGGTGCTTCCGCCGCAAGGGAACAAACAATACGTAATTATTCTGGACGATTTAATTCGCCATTGTTTGCACAATATATTTAGCATTTTTAAATATGAAACCATTTCGGCACATATGATTAAAATTACACGCGATGCCGAATTGGATATAGATAGCGACTTAAGTCGAAGCTTTATAGATAAAATTTCAAAAAGCGTTAAAAACCGAAGTACGGGTGATCCGGTGCGTTTTGTTTACGATAAAAGCATAGATAAAAAAACCCTGCAATTTTTGTTAGACAAAATGGGGATTGATAAAACCGACAGTATTATACCGGGCGGGCGTTACCATAACAGACGCGATTATATGGATTTCCCTAGACTGGGACGGCCCGATTTACAATATGAAAAAATAGAACCCTTGCCTATTCCAGGCTTGAGCTTACAAGGCAATCTATTCGATAAAATAGTAGAAAAAGATTATCTGCTGCATGCACCCTACCAAACATTTATGTATGTGGTTAAGTTTTTACGCGAAGCAGCATTAGACCCCAAGGTAAAATCTATTAAAATAACTATTTATCGCCTGGCCGAAGTTTCGCATATTGCCAGTTCGCTTATCAATGCGAAAAAAAACGGAAAAGACGTAACAGTGCAAATAGAACTGCAAGCCCGTTTTGACGAGGAGGCAAATATTAAATACGCCGAAATATTACAAAGTGAAGACATACGCTTAATTTTTGGCGTAAAAGGTTTAAAAGTGCACTGTAAAGCGTGCCTTATTGAACGAGTAGAAAGCAAAAAAACCGTTAGATACGGAATTTTAAGTACCGGAAATTTTAATGAATCTACAGCGCGACTTTACACAGATTACACCCTATTTACCGCCAACCAAAAAATCTGTAAGGAAATTAAAAAGGTTTTTGAATTTTTTGAAGTGAATTATTTAGTGCGAAAATATCGCCATTTAATTGTTTCGCCACATTATACCCGCAAAGCAATTTACCATTTAATAGATACCGAAATAAAAAATAAAAAAGCCGGTCTGCCAAGCGGCATTAAACTTAAGCTCAACAGTCTTTCAGATTATAAAATGATCGATAAACTTTATGAAGCCAGTCGTGCCGGGGTAAAGATAAAAATGATTGTTAGAGGTATTTGCTGTTTAATTCCGGGAGTAAAGGGTATGAGCGAAAATATTGAAGCCATAAGTATTGTCGGAAAATTTTTGGAACATCCGCGGTTGTTTATCTTTGAAAATGGAGGCGACCCAAAAGTATATATTTCATCTGCAGATTTTATGGGACGAAACTTGGACAATAGAGTTGAAATATCGTGCCCCATCTACGATGAAGATATAAAGAAGGAAATATTGGAAAACTTTGAAATAGGCTGGAGCGATAATGTAAAGGCACGTGTAATAAGCATTAAAAATGATAATGCGTATCTAAAAAATCACAAGCCACCGGTGCGTTCCCAGTTTAAAATGTATGATTATTATTTAAATAAACTTGAAGTAAACTGA
- a CDS encoding exopolyphosphatase, whose product MLNIEKYGAIDIGSNAIRLLIVSVIERKEQPTLFKKTSLVRVPIRLGAEVFLDGKISEASAHRMVDAIQAFKLLMKTHNIKRFKACATSAMREASNGPQIAKSIKEQSGIAINIIDGKDEAKIIASTDLKNLIQADKVFLYVDVGGGSTELTVFANGENISSQSFKLGTVRLLEGLVDENVWTDMETWIKRETKDFRKISLIGSGGNINTIFKKSGKKLGKPLSYFYLSSYYELIKSLSYEERITELDMNPDRADVVIPATRIYLSAMKWSKAKNVFVPKIGLSDGIVRSLYNEKVAAHTQIKD is encoded by the coding sequence TTGTTAAATATTGAAAAATACGGCGCCATAGATATTGGCAGTAATGCTATTAGACTATTAATTGTATCTGTAATAGAGCGGAAGGAGCAACCTACTTTGTTTAAAAAAACTTCCTTGGTACGAGTACCAATTAGGTTAGGAGCCGAAGTTTTTCTCGATGGAAAAATTTCGGAGGCTAGTGCCCATAGAATGGTAGATGCTATTCAAGCTTTTAAGCTTTTAATGAAAACCCACAATATAAAACGTTTTAAAGCTTGTGCTACATCAGCTATGCGCGAAGCCTCCAATGGCCCACAAATTGCTAAATCAATTAAAGAACAAAGTGGCATAGCCATTAATATAATTGATGGTAAAGACGAAGCAAAAATCATAGCTTCTACAGATTTAAAAAACTTAATTCAGGCCGATAAAGTGTTTCTGTATGTAGATGTTGGTGGCGGAAGTACAGAACTTACAGTTTTTGCCAATGGCGAAAATATTAGCTCGCAGAGTTTTAAACTTGGCACCGTTAGACTTTTGGAAGGACTGGTTGATGAAAATGTGTGGACAGACATGGAAACTTGGATTAAAAGGGAAACGAAAGATTTCAGAAAAATCTCACTAATAGGTAGTGGCGGTAATATTAACACCATCTTTAAAAAGAGTGGAAAAAAACTGGGAAAACCACTTAGCTATTTTTATCTCTCTTCGTATTACGAGTTAATAAAATCGCTTTCATATGAAGAGCGCATTACAGAACTGGATATGAATCCAGACCGGGCAGATGTTGTTATACCCGCTACGCGCATTTATCTCTCTGCCATGAAATGGAGCAAAGCAAAGAATGTGTTTGTGCCAAAAATCGGGCTGAGCGACGGTATTGTTCGTAGTCTTTATAATGAAAAAGTTGCAGCCCATACGCAAATTAAAGATTAA
- a CDS encoding FMN-binding glutamate synthase family protein — MRMQFFVISAASLIITFALAYFLSSNWYVLFGIVLILTIVGYYDVFQTRHTIMRNYPLLGRLRFVLEELRPKMYQYFIESDIDGRPYNRVDRSTVYQRAKGVRDTIPFGTQLDLYSEGYEWICHSIAPKPFNTLNHDPRILIGNKDCKLPYSASILNISAMSFGAISANAVKALNAGAKIGNFAHNTGEGGLSDHHLSEGGDLIWQIGTAYFGCRTEDGKFNPELYAEKSKHPNVKMIELKISQGAKPGHGGILPAEKNSEEIAKIRHIKPFTKVESPPYHSAFDTPLEMVKFIKKLRDLSGGKPIGFKLCIGYKSEFISICQAMVELDIYPDYIAVDGGEGGTGAAPPEFSNYVGAPLIDGLDFVHNILRGMGIRQHIKIIASGKISSAFHIARAVALGADGCYQARAMMLSLGCIQALLCNTNKCPVGITTQDPKLTVGLVPEDKKVRVANYHEKTIKNFVELLGATGLDETKNLTRSHIYRRISLNDMITYEELFPSIKPGSMRNGEIPKKYELDFAFADKTRWGINPEVEF; from the coding sequence ATGAGAATGCAGTTTTTTGTTATCTCGGCCGCATCGTTAATTATAACATTTGCATTGGCCTATTTTTTAAGTTCCAATTGGTATGTGCTGTTTGGCATCGTTTTAATACTAACCATTGTTGGTTATTACGATGTTTTTCAGACCCGGCATACCATCATGCGAAATTATCCGTTGCTCGGCAGGCTGCGCTTTGTACTTGAAGAATTACGCCCTAAAATGTATCAATATTTTATTGAATCGGATATTGATGGACGCCCCTATAACAGAGTAGATAGATCTACCGTATATCAACGAGCTAAAGGCGTTCGCGATACCATTCCCTTTGGTACCCAATTAGATCTTTACTCCGAAGGCTACGAATGGATCTGTCATTCAATTGCACCTAAACCGTTTAATACATTAAATCATGATCCTCGTATATTAATTGGCAATAAGGATTGTAAACTGCCATATTCTGCCAGTATTCTGAATATTTCGGCCATGAGCTTTGGAGCCATTAGTGCCAATGCCGTAAAAGCCTTAAATGCAGGTGCCAAAATTGGCAATTTTGCCCATAATACGGGAGAAGGGGGATTAAGCGATCATCATTTATCGGAAGGTGGCGATTTAATTTGGCAAATTGGAACTGCATATTTTGGATGTCGTACTGAAGATGGAAAATTTAATCCTGAACTGTATGCTGAAAAATCCAAGCACCCGAACGTAAAAATGATTGAGCTTAAAATTTCCCAAGGCGCTAAACCCGGTCACGGAGGTATTTTGCCCGCAGAGAAAAACTCTGAAGAAATTGCGAAAATCAGACATATTAAACCGTTTACTAAAGTAGAATCGCCACCGTATCACTCAGCATTCGATACGCCATTGGAGATGGTAAAATTCATTAAAAAATTAAGAGACCTTTCCGGAGGTAAACCTATTGGTTTTAAATTATGTATAGGATATAAAAGTGAATTTATATCAATTTGCCAAGCAATGGTAGAATTAGATATCTATCCCGATTACATTGCTGTTGACGGAGGTGAAGGAGGTACGGGAGCGGCGCCGCCTGAGTTTAGTAATTACGTTGGCGCACCGCTTATTGACGGTCTTGACTTTGTACATAACATTCTTAGAGGAATGGGCATTCGCCAACATATTAAAATAATTGCTTCAGGAAAAATTAGTTCTGCCTTTCATATAGCGCGTGCCGTGGCATTGGGAGCTGATGGATGCTACCAAGCCCGTGCCATGATGTTGTCCTTAGGATGTATTCAAGCCCTGCTGTGTAACACCAATAAATGTCCGGTGGGTATTACAACTCAAGATCCTAAATTAACGGTAGGTTTGGTTCCGGAAGATAAAAAAGTTCGAGTGGCTAATTATCACGAAAAAACAATTAAAAATTTTGTTGAACTTTTGGGCGCAACAGGTCTAGACGAAACAAAAAATTTAACCCGTTCGCATATTTATCGCCGTATTTCGCTTAACGATATGATTACTTATGAAGAACTTTTCCCTTCTATTAAACCTGGGTCTATGCGCAATGGGGAAATTCCAAAGAAATATGAATTAGATTTTGCATTTGCCGATAAAACACGTTGGGGAATTAATCCGGAAGTTGAATTTTAA
- a CDS encoding tRNA (cytidine(34)-2'-O)-methyltransferase yields MAFNIVLIEPEIPTNTGNIGRLSLASGSNLHLVKPFGFELNDKRVKRAGLDYWKHVSLFIYENLDDFYSKNKGKQFVYLSSHGNQLYTAIDYTDDMFLIFGKESVGLPKNIVSANLNSVYTIPIFSSHIRSLNLANAVSIVVYEGIRNLSFKNQTL; encoded by the coding sequence ATGGCATTCAACATTGTATTAATCGAGCCGGAAATACCCACCAACACTGGAAACATTGGCAGGTTAAGTTTGGCGTCAGGGTCTAATTTACACCTAGTAAAACCCTTCGGTTTTGAATTAAATGACAAACGCGTAAAAAGAGCTGGTTTAGATTATTGGAAACATGTTTCTCTTTTTATTTATGAAAACCTGGACGATTTTTATTCAAAAAATAAAGGAAAGCAATTCGTCTATCTTTCCAGTCACGGAAATCAGCTATACACTGCTATTGATTATACAGACGATATGTTTTTAATCTTCGGAAAAGAATCGGTTGGTTTGCCTAAAAATATCGTTTCGGCAAATTTAAATTCAGTTTATACCATTCCTATCTTTAGTTCGCACATTCGTAGCCTAAATTTAGCAAATGCAGTAAGTATCGTAGTTTATGAAGGAATTAGAAATCTAAGTTTTAAAAACCAAACTCTATAA